From the genome of Abditibacteriaceae bacterium, one region includes:
- a CDS encoding zinc-dependent alcohol dehydrogenase: MKAICFAGKNHVSVNEVPDPKIEHPRDAVIKISTTAICGSDIHLYDGLIQTLEYGDILGHEFMGEVVELGSGVTNLQIGDRVVVPFTIACGDCWFCKKQLFAACDTSNPNAELPEKLYGASPSGLFGFSHMYGGFAGGQAQYARVPFADVGPLKVNNDLPDEKVLFLSDIFPTGWMAAENCQIEKGDTVAIWGAGPVGQMAIRSAFLMGAGKVISIDNIPERLAMAAEAGAITINFKEDDEKNLFDQLKDLTEGRGPDSCLDAVGMEAHGTSPGEIYDWIKMGLRMATDRPNVFRQAIQACRKGGTVSVPGVYAGFLDKIPFGAAFNKGLTIKCGQTHMQKYMQPLLEMIEQGKIDPSFVITHRLPLASAPDAYEVFKWKKDNCIKVVMKPWEDVTDGKIRTFDNANDPAPTPPNVAQA; encoded by the coding sequence ATGAAAGCGATTTGCTTTGCCGGAAAGAACCATGTCAGTGTCAACGAAGTTCCTGACCCGAAGATAGAGCATCCACGTGATGCCGTCATCAAGATTTCGACGACCGCAATTTGTGGCTCCGACATTCATCTTTATGATGGGCTGATTCAAACCCTCGAATACGGGGACATTCTGGGCCACGAATTTATGGGCGAAGTCGTCGAATTGGGTTCGGGAGTCACGAACCTTCAAATCGGCGACCGCGTTGTGGTGCCGTTCACCATCGCGTGCGGCGATTGCTGGTTTTGTAAAAAACAGTTGTTTGCCGCCTGTGACACTTCCAATCCCAACGCTGAACTTCCCGAAAAACTCTACGGCGCTTCGCCATCGGGTTTATTTGGCTTTTCACACATGTACGGTGGCTTCGCGGGTGGGCAAGCGCAGTATGCGCGCGTACCCTTCGCCGATGTTGGCCCGCTGAAAGTCAACAACGACTTGCCCGATGAAAAAGTGCTGTTCCTTTCCGATATTTTTCCGACCGGCTGGATGGCGGCGGAGAATTGCCAGATCGAAAAAGGGGACACCGTCGCAATCTGGGGCGCAGGGCCAGTCGGGCAGATGGCAATTCGCAGCGCGTTCCTGATGGGCGCTGGAAAAGTCATTTCGATTGATAACATTCCCGAACGACTGGCGATGGCCGCTGAAGCCGGCGCAATCACCATTAACTTCAAAGAAGACGACGAGAAAAATCTTTTCGACCAGCTGAAAGATTTGACCGAAGGACGCGGTCCCGATTCGTGCCTCGATGCTGTCGGCATGGAAGCACACGGCACCAGCCCTGGCGAAATTTACGACTGGATTAAAATGGGCTTACGTATGGCCACCGACCGACCGAACGTTTTTCGTCAGGCGATTCAGGCGTGTCGCAAGGGCGGAACGGTTTCGGTTCCGGGCGTTTACGCAGGCTTCCTCGACAAAATTCCGTTTGGCGCTGCATTCAACAAAGGCTTGACGATTAAATGCGGTCAAACGCATATGCAGAAATATATGCAGCCGTTGCTCGAAATGATTGAACAGGGAAAGATCGACCCCAGTTTCGTGATTACTCACCGTTTGCCACTCGCTTCTGCGCCTGATGCGTATGAGGTCTTCAAGTGGAAGAAAGATAACTGCATTAAAGTCGTGATGAAGCCGTGGGAAGATGTCACCGACGGAAAGATTCGCACCTTCGATAACGCGAATGACCCTGCGCCCACGCCGCCCAACGTCGCGCAGGCATAA